One genomic window of Haliotis asinina isolate JCU_RB_2024 chromosome 4, JCU_Hal_asi_v2, whole genome shotgun sequence includes the following:
- the LOC137281583 gene encoding peptide methionine sulfoxide reductase MsrB-like isoform X2, with the protein MLVYGCVLPFVCMNILHAVTTKQEVSPKIRKLQASCADENSCQVSLDKEELKDRLTPLEYHVTQERGTERPFSGKFVNTKDEGMYNCVVCGNPIFSSDTKYNSRSGWPSFYDVVSKDRVVLRDDTSQGMKKMEVRCADCQSHLGHVFDDGPKPTGVRYCVNSVSLEFRKHTTV; encoded by the exons ATGCTGGTGTATGGGTGTGTGTTGCCATTCGTCTGTATGAACATCCTCCACGCCGTCACCACCAAGCAAGAGGTGTCTCCCAAGATCCGGAAACTCCAAGCATCATGTGCCGATGAGAACTCGTGCCAGGTGTCTCTTGACAAGGAGGAACTGAAAGATAGGCTTACTCCTCTTGAATACCATGTGACACAAGAACGGGGCACGGAGAG GCCATTCTCCGGGAAGTTTGTGAACACAAAGGATGAAGGCATGTACAACTGTGTTGTCTGTGGCAACCCTATCTTCTCTTCAGACACCAAATACAACTCACGATCTGGCTGGCCTTCCTTCTATGATGTTGTCAGCAAGGACAGGGTCGTGCTCAGAGATGACACATCACAAG GGATGAAGAAGATGGAGGTGCGATGTGCAGATTGCCAGTCTCATCTTGGCCACGTGTTTGATGATGGACCCAAGCCGACAGGTGTCCGATATTGTGTGAACTCTGTCTCGCTAGAATTCCGGAAACACACAACTGTATAg
- the LOC137281583 gene encoding peptide methionine sulfoxide reductase MsrB-like isoform X1, giving the protein MLVYGCVLPFVCMNILHAVTTKQEVSPKIRKLQASCADENSCQVSLDKEELKDRLTPLEYHVTQERGTERPFSGKFVNTKDEGMYNCVVCGNPIFSSDTKYNSRSGWPSFYDVVSKDRVVLRDDTSQGMERVEVVCSHCGAHLGHVFDDGPVPTGQRYCVNSAALTFTPKNPQKETSHSSGDL; this is encoded by the exons ATGCTGGTGTATGGGTGTGTGTTGCCATTCGTCTGTATGAACATCCTCCACGCCGTCACCACCAAGCAAGAGGTGTCTCCCAAGATCCGGAAACTCCAAGCATCATGTGCCGATGAGAACTCGTGCCAGGTGTCTCTTGACAAGGAGGAACTGAAAGATAGGCTTACTCCTCTTGAATACCATGTGACACAAGAACGGGGCACGGAGAG GCCATTCTCCGGGAAGTTTGTGAACACAAAGGATGAAGGCATGTACAACTGTGTTGTCTGTGGCAACCCTATCTTCTCTTCAGACACCAAATACAACTCACGATCTGGCTGGCCTTCCTTCTATGATGTTGTCAGCAAGGACAGGGTCGTGCTCAGAGATGACACATCACAAG GTATGGAACGTGTGGAGGTTGTGTGTTCACACTGTGGGGCCCATCTTGGCCATGTGTTCGACGACGGACCAGTGCCTACAGGACAGCGATATTGTGTCAATTCAGCGGCCTTGACTTTTACTCCCAAAAATCCTCAAAAGGAAACTTCACACTCCAGTGGTGACCTGTAG